CAACGGCATTTGCGCCGATCACCACGTTATCGCCGACCGATATGGGCCCTAGGATCTTGGCGCCCGCACCGATGTCCACGTTATTTCCTATCACCGGCGCTTGCGGCTCTTCGACCCGCCGCAGCCCAATGACCACTCCATTACGAATGCGGCAGTTGTCGCCAAATTTGGCGAAGCCGCTGATGACGATCCCCCCGAAATGATCAATCACAAAATTTCGCCCTATCTCCACTTCACACGGTAATTCTATCCCCGTCATGATCTGCGTCAGCTTGAATAGAATCTTA
This genomic stretch from Pirellulales bacterium harbors:
- a CDS encoding serine acetyltransferase, which encodes MFQNIRQDLKAHNGDWAAQGFWALVVYRFGRWRYRVRPRPVRKFCSLIYKILFKLTQIMTGIELPCEVEIGRNFVIDHFGGIVISGFAKFGDNCRIRNGVVIGLRRVEEPQAPVIGNNVDIGAGAKILGPISVGDNVVIGANAVVINDVPDNCVAVGVPAVNKPRRNIGN